From Candidatus Binatota bacterium, the proteins below share one genomic window:
- a CDS encoding wax ester/triacylglycerol synthase family O-acyltransferase — translation MLTRLSGMDTAFFDMETPRAHMHVAATLLLDPSTMPGGPDSARIEERLLLRLAGQRFFSRRILRPPLGDAVWVSDPRFELSAHVNRINLGGNASQRELATVLGRAAGRQLDHHRPPWELWMIEGLAGGLLAAVIKVHHAAVDGVGGAQMLASMFDLEPDCDGNDPCDSSGPPEHGALPSSLRLGRWAVESLLKLPARLADALHSTARESAWPALKAMLDPRERLPPAANQRCRTVLNRTVGPERCVAFARVPLDRLKTAGHAYDATVNDMVLTTCSLALRRYLAHVDRMPNGPLVAVVPVSLDAPSDTPGNHVSIMLIELPVHLDKPLHQLLAVKRNATHAKQAYRNMGGRLLEKWMEVAPHTLVSGAVRSWSTLGLAEWVKPVHSLIISNVAGPAMALYAGGARITAAYPLGPVMDGAGLNLTVMSYQGQLDLGILACPRSISDPWRLALEFVSAANELSTCCATAADEGEVRAP, via the coding sequence TTGTTGACCCGACTTTCCGGAATGGACACCGCGTTCTTCGACATGGAGACCCCGCGCGCCCACATGCACGTGGCAGCCACCCTGCTCCTCGACCCCTCCACGATGCCCGGCGGACCAGACAGCGCCAGGATTGAAGAAAGGCTGCTGCTGCGCCTCGCCGGCCAGCGTTTCTTCTCACGGAGGATACTCAGGCCGCCACTGGGCGACGCGGTGTGGGTAAGCGATCCACGCTTTGAGCTTTCGGCCCACGTGAACCGGATAAACCTGGGCGGCAACGCATCGCAGCGCGAACTTGCCACGGTACTCGGTAGAGCAGCCGGCAGGCAACTCGATCACCACAGGCCCCCGTGGGAGCTGTGGATGATAGAGGGCCTGGCCGGTGGGCTGCTGGCAGCGGTCATAAAGGTTCACCACGCGGCCGTCGATGGGGTCGGGGGCGCACAGATGCTGGCCTCGATGTTTGATCTCGAACCAGATTGCGATGGCAACGACCCCTGCGACTCCAGTGGTCCGCCCGAACACGGGGCGCTTCCGTCCAGCCTGCGCCTCGGTCGCTGGGCAGTTGAATCACTACTGAAACTACCCGCGCGACTTGCCGACGCACTTCACAGTACCGCGCGGGAAAGTGCCTGGCCGGCTCTCAAGGCGATGCTCGACCCCCGCGAACGCCTGCCCCCCGCGGCCAACCAGCGTTGCCGCACGGTACTCAATAGAACGGTAGGCCCGGAACGCTGCGTGGCCTTTGCCCGCGTGCCGCTTGATCGCTTGAAAACTGCCGGCCACGCCTATGATGCCACCGTAAACGACATGGTCCTGACCACCTGCAGCCTGGCGCTCAGGCGCTACCTGGCTCACGTCGATCGCATGCCCAACGGCCCCCTGGTAGCCGTCGTGCCGGTTTCACTGGACGCACCGAGTGACACCCCCGGCAACCACGTATCGATAATGCTGATCGAGCTGCCGGTTCACCTGGACAAGCCCCTGCACCAACTGCTGGCCGTTAAGCGCAACGCCACGCACGCCAAGCAGGCCTACAGGAACATGGGCGGCCGCCTGCTAGAGAAATGGATGGAAGTCGCGCCGCATACGCTGGTATCGGGAGCGGTACGCAGCTGGTCGACGCTAGGCCTGGCGGAGTGGGTCAAGCCGGTGCACAGCCTGATTATATCCAACGTGGCCGGTCCTGCCATGGCCCTGTACGCCGGCGGGGCACGCATCACCGCCGCCTATCCGCTGGGGCCGGTCATGGACGGCGCCGGCCTCAACCTGACCGTCATGAGCTACCAGGGGCAACTCGATCTCGGGATCCTCGCCTGCCCCCGATCTATAAGCGATCCCTGGCGACTAGCCCTCGAGTTTGTCAGCGCCGCAAACGAGCTCTCGACTTGCTGCGCGACCGCGGCGGACGAGGGGGAAGTCAGAGCCCCTTAA
- a CDS encoding enoyl-CoA hydratase/isomerase family protein: MPYQYQSLRVETVGGVLRVTIDRPDSDLNAVDEVLHAELARLFSDLRHENEARAVLLTGEGRAFSAGGDFEWFPSLQKPGKLEELKRDARSLIWDLLDVELPIVAAVNGPAIGLGATIALLCDTIFMAESATVADPHVRVGLVAGDGGTVAWPLAVGPARAKQYLMTGDPVSAQEAERIGLVNFVVPDDELDQRAMEFAARLADLAPLPLRYTKAAVNKLVKEALNTSFDFALEMEISTFHSEDHAEALAAIKGKRKPSFKGL; encoded by the coding sequence ATGCCTTACCAGTACCAGTCGTTACGCGTTGAAACCGTTGGCGGTGTGCTCCGGGTCACGATCGACAGGCCGGACAGTGATCTGAACGCAGTCGATGAAGTGCTGCACGCCGAACTGGCGCGTCTTTTTTCTGACTTGCGCCACGAGAACGAGGCCAGGGCGGTGCTGCTAACCGGTGAGGGCAGGGCTTTTTCGGCGGGCGGCGATTTTGAATGGTTTCCCAGCTTGCAGAAGCCCGGCAAACTGGAGGAACTCAAGCGGGACGCCAGGTCGCTTATCTGGGACCTGCTCGACGTCGAGCTGCCCATAGTGGCGGCCGTCAACGGGCCGGCAATAGGCTTGGGCGCTACCATCGCGCTGCTGTGCGACACGATATTCATGGCCGAGAGCGCGACGGTGGCAGACCCTCACGTAAGGGTAGGGCTGGTCGCGGGCGACGGCGGTACGGTGGCGTGGCCACTTGCCGTCGGGCCGGCCCGCGCCAAGCAGTACCTGATGACTGGTGACCCGGTGTCGGCGCAGGAGGCCGAGAGGATAGGGCTGGTCAACTTCGTGGTGCCCGACGACGAACTCGATCAGCGCGCCATGGAGTTCGCCGCTCGATTGGCCGACCTGGCGCCCTTGCCGCTGCGCTACACCAAGGCGGCCGTCAACAAGCTGGTCAAGGAGGCGCTCAATACTTCGTTTGATTTTGCCCTGGAGATGGAGATCTCTACTTTTCACAGCGAAGACCACGCCGAGGCCCTCGCTGCGATAAAGGGAAAAAGAAAGCCCTCGTTTAAGGGGCTCTGA
- a CDS encoding amidase yields the protein MSNDLNKMDALAQAELVASGEASAAELVEAAIERIESVNGELNAVITTLYDQARRRAQSDELGDGPFKGVPFLLKDLDAASAGDPFHCGMKLLKELDYRPDHDSTLVKKFNAAGFVTLGKTNTPELGLTVTTEPESYGPSLNPWNTAHSTGGSSGGSGAAVASGMVPVAHASDGGGSIRIPASECGLVGLKPTRGRCSLGPDYGEYWAGLVNSHVVTRSVRDSAAVLDCVASYEAGDPYTAPGPSGSWLQAATTEPGRLKLGLMTSFPGQSIPLNPECETAVLNAGRLLSSLGHEVEESHPSAFDELEELRFHFMRVIGSWVAASLNEWATITGRSVGDEQVEAGTAMMASIGRPVLAADYIDTLKWMSRYTRRMLGWWQEDGFDLLVTPTLGSTPPRIGDLSPKDGDVESSTQKILELIPYTPVANVTGQPAISLPLHWSSDGLPVGVMITAAHGREDLLYSVAGQLEKANPWADRRPPVFAS from the coding sequence ATGAGCAACGATCTGAACAAGATGGACGCACTGGCCCAGGCCGAACTCGTGGCCAGTGGGGAGGCCAGCGCAGCCGAACTCGTGGAGGCCGCGATCGAACGCATCGAATCGGTCAACGGCGAGCTCAACGCCGTCATCACCACGCTCTACGACCAGGCCCGGCGCAGGGCCCAATCCGATGAGCTCGGCGACGGCCCGTTCAAGGGAGTCCCCTTCCTGCTCAAGGATCTCGACGCGGCCTCGGCCGGCGACCCGTTTCACTGTGGCATGAAGCTGCTCAAGGAACTCGACTACCGTCCTGACCACGACTCAACGCTGGTAAAAAAATTCAACGCGGCCGGCTTCGTCACCCTGGGCAAGACCAACACCCCGGAACTGGGGCTCACCGTCACCACCGAGCCCGAGTCCTACGGGCCCAGCCTCAACCCCTGGAACACCGCGCATTCCACGGGAGGCAGCAGCGGCGGCTCGGGAGCGGCCGTAGCATCGGGCATGGTGCCGGTCGCACACGCGAGCGACGGCGGTGGCTCTATACGCATCCCCGCAAGTGAGTGTGGGCTGGTCGGCCTCAAGCCCACTCGTGGGCGCTGTTCGTTGGGGCCAGACTACGGCGAGTACTGGGCGGGCCTGGTCAATTCGCACGTCGTCACGCGCTCGGTGCGCGACAGCGCCGCGGTTCTCGACTGCGTGGCCAGCTACGAGGCCGGTGACCCCTACACCGCCCCCGGCCCCTCTGGATCATGGTTGCAGGCCGCCACCACCGAGCCCGGGCGTCTCAAGCTGGGGCTCATGACCAGCTTCCCCGGCCAGTCGATACCGCTCAACCCGGAATGCGAAACCGCGGTGCTCAACGCCGGGCGCCTGTTGTCATCGCTGGGCCACGAAGTAGAAGAGTCTCACCCTTCGGCCTTCGATGAACTCGAAGAACTGCGCTTTCACTTCATGCGCGTGATCGGCAGCTGGGTGGCCGCCAGCTTGAACGAGTGGGCCACGATTACCGGCCGCAGCGTGGGCGACGAGCAGGTAGAAGCCGGCACTGCCATGATGGCCTCCATCGGGCGCCCCGTGCTGGCCGCCGACTACATAGACACGCTCAAGTGGATGAGCCGCTACACCCGGCGAATGCTGGGCTGGTGGCAAGAGGACGGATTCGATCTCCTGGTCACGCCCACGCTGGGCTCAACACCTCCGAGAATCGGCGACCTCAGCCCCAAAGACGGCGACGTCGAAAGCTCCACGCAGAAGATCCTGGAGCTGATCCCCTACACGCCCGTGGCCAACGTCACCGGCCAGCCGGCTATCTCGCTGCCCTTGCACTGGTCCAGCGACGGGCTGCCGGTGGGTGTAATGATTACCGCGGCGCACGGACGTGAAGACCTCCTGTACTCGGTGGCCGGACAACTGGAGAAGGCCAACCCCTGGGCCGACCGTCGCCCGCCTGTGTTCGCCTCTTAG
- a CDS encoding aldehyde dehydrogenase family protein, with translation MVVDSLPFYLAGSPETPNADLEVFDKFSGEPLARVALADQDTIDSAIESACAAAAGMAAMPAWRREQVLLHCVARFEQRAEELALGLCAEAGKPIRDARGEVGRLIDTFRYAAGEALRMGGEVMPLDISPRATGYTGSWKRVPIGPCSFITPFNFPLNLVAHKVAPAIAAGCPFVLKPASLTPLGALTIGEILAETDLPAGAFSILPCRRDAAELLTTDDRLALLSFTGSPAVGWDLKARAGRKKTVLELGGNAAVVVDETADLADAAERIVFGAFYQSGQSCIGVQRIIVQASVYDELLALLVAATGKLVVGDPAQEETFVGPMISEDEAARLESWIEGAVAAGGRLLCGGGRDGALHEPSLLEGVPKGCELVCREAFGPVAVLSSFDHFDEALAMVNDSDFGLQAGVFTRDVHRAQQAWDELEVGGVVIGDVPSWRVDHMPYGGVKQSGLGREGVRYAMEDMSEIRMMVLRRP, from the coding sequence GTGGTCGTAGACTCACTGCCTTTCTATCTCGCGGGTAGCCCCGAGACCCCCAACGCCGACCTCGAGGTTTTTGACAAGTTCAGCGGAGAGCCGCTGGCCCGCGTGGCCCTGGCCGACCAGGATACTATCGACAGCGCGATAGAGTCCGCCTGTGCGGCTGCCGCCGGAATGGCAGCCATGCCAGCGTGGAGACGCGAGCAAGTGCTGTTGCACTGCGTGGCGCGTTTTGAGCAACGCGCCGAAGAGCTGGCCCTGGGCCTCTGCGCTGAGGCTGGCAAACCCATACGCGATGCCAGGGGCGAGGTCGGCCGCTTGATCGACACTTTTCGTTACGCGGCCGGCGAGGCTCTGCGCATGGGTGGAGAGGTGATGCCGCTGGACATCAGCCCGCGCGCCACCGGCTACACCGGCAGCTGGAAGCGCGTGCCGATCGGCCCGTGCTCCTTCATCACGCCGTTTAACTTTCCGCTCAATCTCGTGGCGCACAAGGTGGCGCCGGCCATCGCCGCCGGCTGTCCGTTTGTGCTCAAACCGGCCAGCCTTACGCCCCTGGGTGCGTTGACCATAGGCGAGATACTGGCGGAGACTGATCTGCCCGCTGGCGCCTTCTCGATATTGCCGTGCAGGCGAGACGCGGCCGAGCTGTTGACCACCGACGACCGGCTTGCCCTGCTCAGCTTTACTGGCTCTCCAGCAGTCGGCTGGGATTTGAAGGCCCGCGCGGGTCGCAAGAAAACGGTTCTCGAACTCGGCGGCAACGCCGCGGTGGTGGTCGACGAAACCGCCGATCTCGCCGACGCTGCTGAGCGCATCGTGTTCGGCGCCTTCTACCAGTCGGGGCAGAGCTGCATCGGCGTGCAGAGGATAATCGTGCAGGCCTCGGTCTACGACGAGCTGCTGGCGTTACTGGTGGCGGCCACGGGTAAGCTCGTGGTGGGTGACCCGGCGCAGGAAGAGACCTTCGTGGGCCCGATGATATCCGAGGATGAAGCGGCAAGGCTCGAGTCGTGGATAGAGGGGGCGGTGGCCGCTGGTGGCCGCTTGCTCTGTGGCGGAGGGCGTGACGGTGCGTTGCACGAGCCCAGCTTGCTCGAAGGCGTGCCCAAAGGCTGCGAACTGGTTTGCCGTGAAGCCTTCGGGCCGGTGGCGGTGCTGTCGAGTTTTGATCATTTCGACGAAGCCCTGGCCATGGTTAACGACAGCGACTTCGGCCTGCAGGCAGGAGTGTTCACGCGCGATGTTCATCGTGCCCAGCAAGCCTGGGACGAACTCGAGGTGGGGGGAGTCGTCATAGGTGACGTGCCGTCCTGGCGGGTTGACCACATGCCCTACGGGGGCGTCAAGCAGAGTGGCCTGGGCAGGGAAGGCGTACGCTACGCCATGGAAGATATGAGCGAGATCCGCATGATGGTACTGCGTCGGCCCTGA
- a CDS encoding PAS domain S-box protein gives MRLEKFRKLVVGRMDGEAVGPVLARSHTTALLSVLIFGLLASCVLYVMVRGWEQRRVQADFSHRASNFAMAVDERLEVGSVILKSFVGLYGAGKGMNDQEFRAMARPFTSGQQGLGALGWAVPGPGKVARGGDLFSARGEQVVSTEPVSQRFALRLSESAQGVPDLLGVDLSSLPGVAAVMEEAGVRGEAMASAIFDLATDSGQEPVFFVFAPVYQAHGEGQGRPAAYAVGLFSVADIVESSLLNMDEIMAVSISELLPSGGRSSLLEQGSPELGRSLQVFAGVGWSRMLEHGGRSWQLAAVPTEGYLATQRTHQAEGLLVTGTQFTVLLVAYLFLAVGRAARIELEVKERTAALATANRDLKREILQRRTAERALRQGEERIRAIVTHAADGIIALDRDGRIESVNVAAEQIFALSATELQGVAISELMELADDGDLGELVQSLQGTHVEVTARRGDGEQLTVGLAVSRLPEEEGGGCFVAVVRDMSRERELDRMKSDFVSTVSHEMRTPLSAIIFAARSLARRKSVDGKNNDASVEKFSGIIVDEGERLNRLINDVLDLSTIETGHELYRIVGVQPADIVERVSSVATTLGRRKGIDFSLKVDADVDPVHADPDRIVQVLMNLLENAIKFTPSGGRVGLTVARHNFNYVRFVVEDNGVGVSVEDKDRIFQRFEQGGDVMTTRPSGTGLGLSICREVVDSHGGSIWVESEPNEGARFSFILPVVDKRRASLRECA, from the coding sequence ATGAGACTGGAAAAATTTCGAAAATTAGTAGTTGGCAGGATGGATGGCGAAGCAGTGGGGCCTGTCCTTGCCCGCTCACACACCACGGCACTGCTGTCCGTGCTGATATTCGGCCTGCTGGCTTCCTGCGTGCTTTACGTGATGGTAAGGGGCTGGGAGCAGCGCCGGGTGCAGGCTGATTTTTCTCACCGGGCGAGCAACTTTGCCATGGCCGTAGACGAGCGGCTGGAAGTGGGATCGGTTATCCTCAAGAGCTTTGTTGGCCTGTACGGTGCTGGCAAGGGAATGAACGATCAAGAGTTCCGGGCGATGGCTCGGCCGTTTACCTCGGGACAGCAGGGCCTGGGTGCCCTGGGCTGGGCGGTCCCCGGTCCGGGCAAAGTCGCCCGGGGAGGCGATCTGTTCTCCGCGCGCGGCGAGCAGGTGGTATCCACCGAACCCGTAAGCCAGCGATTCGCGCTGCGACTTTCTGAGAGCGCCCAGGGCGTGCCCGACCTGTTGGGCGTGGACCTGTCTTCGCTGCCCGGTGTGGCAGCGGTGATGGAAGAGGCGGGCGTGCGCGGCGAGGCAATGGCTTCGGCCATCTTTGACCTGGCCACCGACAGTGGACAGGAGCCGGTGTTCTTCGTGTTTGCACCCGTGTACCAGGCCCATGGAGAAGGCCAGGGCCGACCCGCGGCATACGCGGTAGGTTTGTTCTCGGTAGCCGACATTGTCGAGTCGTCGCTTCTCAACATGGACGAAATAATGGCGGTGAGCATAAGCGAATTGCTGCCCAGCGGTGGTCGTAGCTCGCTGCTTGAGCAGGGCTCGCCCGAGCTCGGCCGATCCCTTCAGGTTTTTGCGGGTGTTGGCTGGTCGCGGATGCTCGAGCACGGTGGGCGCAGCTGGCAGTTGGCCGCTGTACCGACCGAGGGCTACCTGGCAACCCAGCGCACCCACCAGGCCGAGGGCCTGTTGGTCACCGGCACGCAGTTTACCGTGCTCCTGGTGGCGTACCTGTTTCTCGCCGTCGGACGCGCGGCCAGGATCGAGCTGGAAGTCAAAGAGAGGACCGCGGCCCTGGCCACGGCCAACCGCGATCTGAAAAGGGAAATACTCCAGCGGCGTACCGCCGAGCGCGCCCTGCGCCAGGGTGAGGAACGTATACGGGCCATAGTCACCCATGCTGCCGACGGAATAATTGCGCTCGATCGCGATGGCAGGATTGAATCAGTCAACGTGGCGGCGGAACAGATTTTTGCATTGTCCGCTACAGAACTGCAGGGAGTCGCGATCAGCGAGCTGATGGAGCTGGCCGACGACGGTGACCTGGGCGAGCTAGTGCAGAGTTTGCAGGGAACCCACGTTGAGGTCACTGCCCGACGGGGTGACGGCGAGCAGCTTACCGTGGGGCTCGCTGTCAGCCGCCTGCCCGAGGAAGAGGGCGGCGGGTGTTTCGTGGCTGTTGTAAGGGACATGTCTAGAGAGCGCGAGCTTGACCGGATGAAGTCTGATTTCGTGAGCACCGTGTCCCACGAGATGCGTACCCCGTTGTCGGCGATAATATTCGCCGCGCGTAGCCTGGCCCGTCGCAAGAGCGTGGACGGAAAGAACAATGACGCGAGCGTGGAGAAGTTCTCCGGCATCATCGTCGACGAGGGTGAACGCCTGAACAGGCTCATCAACGACGTACTCGACCTGTCCACCATAGAGACGGGCCACGAGTTGTACCGTATCGTGGGCGTGCAGCCGGCGGATATCGTGGAGCGGGTGAGCTCCGTTGCCACGACGCTGGGGCGTCGTAAGGGCATTGATTTCTCGCTGAAGGTAGACGCCGACGTTGACCCGGTACACGCGGACCCTGATCGGATCGTCCAGGTGTTGATGAACCTGCTCGAGAACGCGATCAAGTTTACCCCCTCGGGTGGCCGCGTGGGCTTGACGGTAGCCAGGCATAACTTCAACTACGTTCGCTTTGTTGTCGAGGACAACGGGGTGGGCGTGTCAGTGGAAGACAAGGACCGGATATTCCAGCGCTTTGAACAGGGAGGCGACGTGATGACCACGCGGCCTTCGGGCACTGGGCTGGGATTGTCGATTTGTCGTGAAGTCGTGGACAGCCACGGCGGCAGCATCTGGGTGGAGAGCGAGCCGAACGAAGGCGCGCGTTTCAGCTTCATCCTGCCAGTGGTCGACAAGCGCAGGGCCTCACTGCGCGAATGCGCCTGA
- a CDS encoding TonB-dependent receptor: MLNRIFTPLALWRLAFLVLSFFAIVNSPASAAQSPQASVGFDAASELDFFKVESDIVTSVSRHAESLWGAAAAIYVVSSEDIADSGATSLAEALRLVPGLNVANIDANFAAISARGFNGVFANKLLVLLDGRPFYTPIFGGTVWHEWNTFLPDVDRIEVIRGPGGSLYGANAVNGVINIITRDSNDTRGNLARVSLGTNSTATTEARHGGRHENLSYRVFGSWSTSNGNGGNNGRDLADEHQDTRAGYRLDWDLGRGLQLVGSGEFHDGFVGNIARNDDGSPAGRYPRYSSTMLSSVFRLEKDFADGSAAYFQLAGDTVDRKVPFMGCFETEKDTLEMEVQHSFRPHPAHRATWGANVRSHDVHTVDGLVVFSVNDRRLNLVGGFVQDEIDLGSRTRLTLGTKIENNGFTGTNFQPSARIVHRLDDDRTLWAAASRAINTPSYSEMYSTIPLLPVPSGIPGVNIFPILSTDGNAGDTRMVSLETGYRHRFGDRLALDLAAFYNDYQGLAGWTGSKTLPVVPDPLDPTRLIAVTLLDNDENGFAYGGEGVATVQINERWRSEFNVGYLHLRSTGDLLGLLPRTNLSVPRMRWNMRHVINVNRKLRVVPTFSWSDSVVNASLVSPGSPVRLDPYLRVDLAVHYKPGGNWPDLSLVATNLADRSHLEFVEDAVRPATPITRAFYLRASREF; encoded by the coding sequence ATGCTCAACAGGATATTCACACCGCTGGCGCTGTGGCGCCTGGCTTTCCTCGTTCTTTCGTTCTTTGCGATCGTAAACTCGCCGGCAAGCGCTGCCCAGTCACCGCAAGCCAGTGTGGGTTTCGACGCAGCTTCGGAGCTGGATTTTTTCAAGGTCGAGTCCGACATCGTCACCTCGGTCTCACGGCACGCCGAGTCCTTGTGGGGAGCCGCGGCGGCGATCTACGTTGTCAGTTCCGAGGACATCGCCGATTCCGGCGCTACCAGCCTTGCCGAGGCCCTGCGCCTTGTGCCCGGACTCAACGTGGCCAACATTGATGCCAATTTTGCAGCCATCTCAGCGAGGGGGTTCAACGGGGTATTTGCCAACAAGCTTCTGGTGCTTCTCGATGGCCGCCCATTCTACACTCCTATTTTCGGGGGAACTGTGTGGCACGAGTGGAATACTTTCCTGCCCGATGTTGACCGCATAGAAGTAATACGCGGCCCAGGTGGCAGCCTGTACGGAGCCAACGCCGTCAACGGCGTCATCAACATAATTACCCGCGACTCCAACGACACGCGGGGCAACCTCGCCAGGGTGTCGTTAGGTACCAACTCTACCGCGACGACGGAAGCACGGCACGGGGGACGACACGAAAATCTTTCCTACCGCGTGTTCGGCAGCTGGTCCACCAGCAACGGCAACGGTGGTAACAACGGCAGAGATCTCGCCGATGAACACCAGGATACACGGGCCGGATACCGGCTCGACTGGGATCTCGGCCGCGGGCTGCAGCTAGTCGGCAGTGGCGAGTTCCATGACGGTTTTGTCGGCAACATTGCCCGAAACGACGACGGCTCGCCCGCCGGTCGTTACCCCCGCTACTCCAGCACCATGCTGTCGTCGGTGTTCAGGCTGGAAAAGGATTTCGCAGATGGTTCGGCTGCCTACTTCCAACTCGCCGGAGACACGGTTGACCGCAAGGTCCCCTTCATGGGCTGTTTCGAAACCGAAAAAGACACCCTTGAGATGGAGGTGCAACACAGTTTCAGACCGCATCCCGCTCACCGGGCAACCTGGGGAGCCAACGTCAGGTCCCATGACGTTCACACCGTCGACGGGCTGGTGGTTTTCTCCGTCAATGACCGCAGGCTCAACCTCGTGGGCGGATTCGTACAGGACGAGATAGACCTGGGGTCGCGTACGCGCCTGACCCTGGGCACCAAGATCGAAAACAACGGTTTCACCGGGACCAACTTTCAACCGTCTGCCCGTATCGTTCACCGCCTGGACGACGACCGCACCTTGTGGGCCGCCGCCTCGCGGGCGATCAATACCCCTTCCTACAGCGAGATGTACTCAACGATTCCACTGCTTCCCGTTCCCTCTGGCATTCCGGGGGTTAACATCTTCCCTATCCTGAGCACCGACGGGAATGCGGGTGATACCCGTATGGTTTCACTGGAAACGGGCTACCGTCACCGCTTCGGCGATCGCCTGGCGCTCGACCTTGCCGCTTTCTACAACGACTACCAGGGCCTGGCCGGTTGGACCGGTTCGAAGACTCTGCCCGTGGTTCCCGATCCCCTGGACCCGACGCGACTTATAGCCGTTACCCTACTGGACAACGATGAAAACGGCTTCGCTTACGGCGGCGAGGGAGTAGCCACAGTGCAGATTAATGAACGCTGGCGTAGCGAATTCAACGTCGGCTATCTTCACCTGCGCAGCACCGGAGATCTTCTCGGCTTACTTCCGCGCACCAACCTGTCGGTACCACGAATGCGATGGAATATGCGCCACGTCATCAACGTCAACCGGAAGTTGAGAGTAGTCCCCACTTTCAGCTGGAGTGACTCAGTGGTCAACGCCTCGCTGGTCAGCCCCGGGAGCCCGGTCCGGCTGGACCCGTACCTGAGAGTAGACCTGGCCGTTCACTACAAACCCGGCGGCAACTGGCCCGATCTCAGCCTTGTCGCTACCAACCTCGCCGATCGCAGCCACCTTGAATTCGTCGAGGATGCGGTCAGGCCAGCCACACCAATAACGCGAGCGTTCTACCTGCGTGCGAGCAGGGAGTTTTAA